A portion of the Thunnus albacares chromosome 5, fThuAlb1.1, whole genome shotgun sequence genome contains these proteins:
- the fgd1 gene encoding FYVE, RhoGEF and PH domain-containing protein 1 isoform X1 encodes MQLNRPRSALLGFSLPPPPPPPLPPPSFSSQFGTMRFSYHLSSSAACRTGPSSSSSPSLLTKSLSLEPPCSPCGHQGALDADADADAPQQPSSDPGPTSSSSGPASLEGGAPLTERRGSANGLLLVNDTGPPELPAATITPPSKSRPPLPGPKPQVPPKPPHLQQQAGVSRPRPRAPDKPLPPPPPCRPLPADPRGGGRTPPSRADGTASPTCVLSLIEKFEREQIIVVPDITGGALCPRLPDPSSSSLSSSRPSSPPSLSSPAPPPPGEEPLSELKGHDDITARGEGEGEEAEGDLHDDDDDDDDDEELAAACRDDVHQKRLSMESGYSASEKHLEDEVVAVEMREQQPLPPPLLHDQSELPSERLSLPSSQTDGKLANRDSGIDSISSPSHSEELCFAGVDDGGVAYPCSPALLPRLSSSSSYAGEGGEGEGEEGEARGGARRRREFSEDGDSDLEEEEAELTLVLPPPTKTDRQDSAELSVQQRVFNIANELLHTEIAYVSKLHLLDQVFCARLLEEARSRSSFPCDVVQGIFSNIYSIYCFHQQFLLPALQKRMEEWDSNPRIGDILQKLAPFLKMYGEYVKNFDRAMELLNIWMERSAQFKTIIQEIQREERCGNLTLQHHMLEPVQRIPRYELLLKDYLHRLPEDAPDYRDAQKSLELIATAAEHSNAAIRKMERMRKLLKVYELLGGEEDIVNPTNELIKEGHILKLSNKNGTTQDRYLILFNDRLLYCVPKLRLIGQKYGVRARIDVDGMELKETSSVAVPRTFLVSGKQRSLELQARTEEEKKDWIQAIQATIQRHEQTVESFRHLTCSLRDDESTPPHSPSCVELGKRAPTPIREKEVTLCMKCQEPFNSITKRRHHCKACGHVVCGKCSEFRARLSYDNNRTNRVCVDCYATLVGVLPSPATLTSSSQRRRSILEKQASLAAENSVICSFLHHMEKGGGRGWQKAWFVIPENEPLVLYIYGAPQDVKAQRSVPLIGFEVSLPESCDRLERRHAFKISQSHLTLYFSADGEELQRRWIDVLSRAGRGEELQIHQPIAESLEEEGEEFAAAEEENT; translated from the exons gtccctcctcctcctccagtcccAGCTTGCTGACGAAGAGTCTCTCTCTGGAGCCTCCCTGCTCCCCCTGCGGCCACCAGGGGGCGCTGGACGCTGACGCCGACGCAGACGCTCCCCAGCAGCCGAGCTCCGACCCAGGGCCGACCTCCTCCTCATCGGGCCCCGCCTCCCTCGAGGGAGGGGCTCCGCTAACAGAACGCCGCGGCTCCGCTAACGGGCTGCTGCTGGTTAACGACACGGGGCCGCCGGAGCTGCCGGCTGCCACGATAACACCACCGAGCAAGAGCAGACCGCCGCTACCCGGACCGAAACCTCAGG TCCCACCGAAGCCCCCCCACCTCCAGCAGCAGGCGGGCGTGTCAAGGCCACGCCCCCGGGCTCCAGACAagcccctcccccctcccccgcCCTGCAGACCCCTCCCGGCAGACCCCCGAGGAGGTGGCCGGACTCCGCCTTCCCGTGCAGACGGCACCGCCTCCCCCACCTGCGTCCTGTCACTCATTGAGAAGTTTGAGCG CGAGCAGATCATCGTGGTTCCTGACATCACCGGGGGGGCTCTGTGTCCCCGCCTCcccgacccctcctcctcctccctctcctcctcccgaCCTTCATCACCGCCATCATTATCATCGCCCGCCCCCCCCCCGCCTGGTGAGGAGCCGCTCTCTGAGCTCAAAGGTCACGATGACATCACAGCGAGGGgtgagggggagggagaggaagcaGAGGGCGACctacatgatgatgatgacgacgacgatgatgatgaagagctgGCAGCGGCGTGCCGCGATGACGTCCATCAGAAACGTCTCTCCATGGAGTCTGGCTACAGCGCCTCAGAGAAACATCTGGAGGACGAGGTGGTTGCCGTGGAGATGAGGGAGCAACAACCGCTGCCGCCGCCGCTTTTGCACGACCAATCAGAGCTCCCCTCTGAGCGTTTGTCCCTCCCCTCCTCGCAGACCGATGGGAAACTGGCCAATCGGGACAGCGGGATCGACAGCATCAGCTCGCCGTCGCACAGCGAGGAGCTCTGCTTCGCCGGCGTGGACGACGGGGGTGTGGCTTACCCATGCAGCCCCGCCCTCCTGCCCCGCCTCTCCAGCTCGTCCTCATACGCCGgcgagggaggggagggagagggagaagagggggaGGCGCGTGGCGGAGCGAGAAGGAGGAGGGAATTCTCTGAAGACGGAGACAGcgacctggaggaggaggaggcggagctAACTCTGGTGCTGCCGCCGCCCaccaagacagacagacaggactCTGCTGAG CTGTCTGTCCAGCAGAGGGTCTTCAACATCGCCAATGAGCTGCTGCACACAGAGATCGCCTACGTCTCTAAGCTCCACCTCCTGGACCAG GTTTTCTGTGCCAGACTCCTGGAGGAGGCCCGCTCTCGCTCCTCCTTCCCCTGTGACGTCGTTCAGGGAATCTTCTCCAACATTTACTCCATCTACTGTTTCCATCAGCAGTTTCTGCTGCCAGCGCTGCAGAAACGGATGGAGGAATG GGACTCAAACCCGCGGATCGGCGACATCCTGCAGAAGCTGGCTCCTTTCCTGAAGATGTACGGCGAGTACGTGAAGAACTTTGACCGAGCCATGGAGCTGCTGAACATCTGGATGGAGAGATCGGCTCAGTTCAAGACCATCATCCAGGAGATCCAG AGGGAGGAGCGCTGCGGTAACCTGACTCTGCAGCATCACATGTTGGAGCCGGTTCAGAGGATTCCTCGCTACGAGCTGCTGCTCAAAGATTATCTACACCGACTGCCAGAGGACGCCCCCGACTACAGGGACGCCCAGA agTCTTTGGAGCTCATCGCCACGGCAGCAGAACACTCCAACGCTGCCATCAGGAAGATG GAGCGAATGAGGAAGCTGTTGAAGGTGTACGAGTTGTTGGGAGGAGAAGAAGACATCGTTAACCCGACTAACGAGCTCATTAAAGAAGGACACATCCTCAAACTGTCAAATAAGAACGGGACCACGCAGGACAGATACCTCATCCTG TTTAACGACAGGTTGCTGTACTGCGTCCCGAAGCTGCGTCTGATTGGTCAGAAATATGGAGTCCGTGCTCGCATCGACGTGGACGGCATGGAG CTGAAGGAGACCAGCAGTGTTGCAGTTCCTCGGACGTTCCTGGTGTCGGGAAAACAGCGATCCCTGGAGCTGCAGGCCAG gacagaggaggagaagaaagactGGATccag gccATCCAGGCGACCATCCAGAGACATGAGCAGACAGTGGAGAGCTTCAGACATCTGACCTGTTCGCTCCGAGACGATGAGTCCACACCGCCTCACTCCCCG agctGTGTGGAGTTGGGGAAACGAGCTCCGACTCCGATCAGAGAGAAGGAAGTCACtctgtgtatgaaatgtcaGGAGCCGTTCAACTCCATCACCAAGAGGCGACACCACTGTAAAGCCTGTGGACAC GTGGTTTGTGGGAAATGTTCGGAGTTTCGTGCTCGTCTTTCATACGACAACAACCGAACCAACCGTGTTTGTGTCGACTGCTACGCCACGCTGGTGGGAGTGTTGCCCTCGCCCGCCACGCTGACCAGCAGCAGCCAGAGGAGGCGCTCCATCCTGGAG AAACAGGCCTCGCTGGCAGCAGAGAACAGTGTGATTTGTAGTTTTCTTCACCACATGGAGAAAGGAGGGGGTCGGGGCTGGCAGAAGGCCTGGTTTGTTATCCCTGAAAACGAGCCGCTGGTGCTCTACATCTACGGAGCTCCACAG GATGTGAAGGCGCAGCGTAGcgtgcctctgattggcttcgAGGTCTCTCTCCCTGAATCATGTGACCGCCTGGAGCGACGCCACGCCTTCAAGATCTCCCAGAGTCACCTGACCCTCTACTTCAGCGCAGACGGGGAGGAACTACAGCGGCGGTGGATAGACGTCCTGTCGAGGGCCGGCCGAGGGGAGGAGCTTCAGATCCACCAACCGATTGCGGAGagtctggaggaggagggggaggagttTGCTGCGGCGGAGGAGGAGAACACGTGA
- the fgd1 gene encoding FYVE, RhoGEF and PH domain-containing protein 1 isoform X2, giving the protein MTGFVFCCAMYMDRSSLTRGPSSSSSPSLLTKSLSLEPPCSPCGHQGALDADADADAPQQPSSDPGPTSSSSGPASLEGGAPLTERRGSANGLLLVNDTGPPELPAATITPPSKSRPPLPGPKPQVPPKPPHLQQQAGVSRPRPRAPDKPLPPPPPCRPLPADPRGGGRTPPSRADGTASPTCVLSLIEKFEREQIIVVPDITGGALCPRLPDPSSSSLSSSRPSSPPSLSSPAPPPPGEEPLSELKGHDDITARGEGEGEEAEGDLHDDDDDDDDDEELAAACRDDVHQKRLSMESGYSASEKHLEDEVVAVEMREQQPLPPPLLHDQSELPSERLSLPSSQTDGKLANRDSGIDSISSPSHSEELCFAGVDDGGVAYPCSPALLPRLSSSSSYAGEGGEGEGEEGEARGGARRRREFSEDGDSDLEEEEAELTLVLPPPTKTDRQDSAELSVQQRVFNIANELLHTEIAYVSKLHLLDQVFCARLLEEARSRSSFPCDVVQGIFSNIYSIYCFHQQFLLPALQKRMEEWDSNPRIGDILQKLAPFLKMYGEYVKNFDRAMELLNIWMERSAQFKTIIQEIQREERCGNLTLQHHMLEPVQRIPRYELLLKDYLHRLPEDAPDYRDAQKSLELIATAAEHSNAAIRKMERMRKLLKVYELLGGEEDIVNPTNELIKEGHILKLSNKNGTTQDRYLILFNDRLLYCVPKLRLIGQKYGVRARIDVDGMELKETSSVAVPRTFLVSGKQRSLELQARTEEEKKDWIQAIQATIQRHEQTVESFRHLTCSLRDDESTPPHSPSCVELGKRAPTPIREKEVTLCMKCQEPFNSITKRRHHCKACGHVVCGKCSEFRARLSYDNNRTNRVCVDCYATLVGVLPSPATLTSSSQRRRSILEKQASLAAENSVICSFLHHMEKGGGRGWQKAWFVIPENEPLVLYIYGAPQDVKAQRSVPLIGFEVSLPESCDRLERRHAFKISQSHLTLYFSADGEELQRRWIDVLSRAGRGEELQIHQPIAESLEEEGEEFAAAEEENT; this is encoded by the exons gtccctcctcctcctccagtcccAGCTTGCTGACGAAGAGTCTCTCTCTGGAGCCTCCCTGCTCCCCCTGCGGCCACCAGGGGGCGCTGGACGCTGACGCCGACGCAGACGCTCCCCAGCAGCCGAGCTCCGACCCAGGGCCGACCTCCTCCTCATCGGGCCCCGCCTCCCTCGAGGGAGGGGCTCCGCTAACAGAACGCCGCGGCTCCGCTAACGGGCTGCTGCTGGTTAACGACACGGGGCCGCCGGAGCTGCCGGCTGCCACGATAACACCACCGAGCAAGAGCAGACCGCCGCTACCCGGACCGAAACCTCAGG TCCCACCGAAGCCCCCCCACCTCCAGCAGCAGGCGGGCGTGTCAAGGCCACGCCCCCGGGCTCCAGACAagcccctcccccctcccccgcCCTGCAGACCCCTCCCGGCAGACCCCCGAGGAGGTGGCCGGACTCCGCCTTCCCGTGCAGACGGCACCGCCTCCCCCACCTGCGTCCTGTCACTCATTGAGAAGTTTGAGCG CGAGCAGATCATCGTGGTTCCTGACATCACCGGGGGGGCTCTGTGTCCCCGCCTCcccgacccctcctcctcctccctctcctcctcccgaCCTTCATCACCGCCATCATTATCATCGCCCGCCCCCCCCCCGCCTGGTGAGGAGCCGCTCTCTGAGCTCAAAGGTCACGATGACATCACAGCGAGGGgtgagggggagggagaggaagcaGAGGGCGACctacatgatgatgatgacgacgacgatgatgatgaagagctgGCAGCGGCGTGCCGCGATGACGTCCATCAGAAACGTCTCTCCATGGAGTCTGGCTACAGCGCCTCAGAGAAACATCTGGAGGACGAGGTGGTTGCCGTGGAGATGAGGGAGCAACAACCGCTGCCGCCGCCGCTTTTGCACGACCAATCAGAGCTCCCCTCTGAGCGTTTGTCCCTCCCCTCCTCGCAGACCGATGGGAAACTGGCCAATCGGGACAGCGGGATCGACAGCATCAGCTCGCCGTCGCACAGCGAGGAGCTCTGCTTCGCCGGCGTGGACGACGGGGGTGTGGCTTACCCATGCAGCCCCGCCCTCCTGCCCCGCCTCTCCAGCTCGTCCTCATACGCCGgcgagggaggggagggagagggagaagagggggaGGCGCGTGGCGGAGCGAGAAGGAGGAGGGAATTCTCTGAAGACGGAGACAGcgacctggaggaggaggaggcggagctAACTCTGGTGCTGCCGCCGCCCaccaagacagacagacaggactCTGCTGAG CTGTCTGTCCAGCAGAGGGTCTTCAACATCGCCAATGAGCTGCTGCACACAGAGATCGCCTACGTCTCTAAGCTCCACCTCCTGGACCAG GTTTTCTGTGCCAGACTCCTGGAGGAGGCCCGCTCTCGCTCCTCCTTCCCCTGTGACGTCGTTCAGGGAATCTTCTCCAACATTTACTCCATCTACTGTTTCCATCAGCAGTTTCTGCTGCCAGCGCTGCAGAAACGGATGGAGGAATG GGACTCAAACCCGCGGATCGGCGACATCCTGCAGAAGCTGGCTCCTTTCCTGAAGATGTACGGCGAGTACGTGAAGAACTTTGACCGAGCCATGGAGCTGCTGAACATCTGGATGGAGAGATCGGCTCAGTTCAAGACCATCATCCAGGAGATCCAG AGGGAGGAGCGCTGCGGTAACCTGACTCTGCAGCATCACATGTTGGAGCCGGTTCAGAGGATTCCTCGCTACGAGCTGCTGCTCAAAGATTATCTACACCGACTGCCAGAGGACGCCCCCGACTACAGGGACGCCCAGA agTCTTTGGAGCTCATCGCCACGGCAGCAGAACACTCCAACGCTGCCATCAGGAAGATG GAGCGAATGAGGAAGCTGTTGAAGGTGTACGAGTTGTTGGGAGGAGAAGAAGACATCGTTAACCCGACTAACGAGCTCATTAAAGAAGGACACATCCTCAAACTGTCAAATAAGAACGGGACCACGCAGGACAGATACCTCATCCTG TTTAACGACAGGTTGCTGTACTGCGTCCCGAAGCTGCGTCTGATTGGTCAGAAATATGGAGTCCGTGCTCGCATCGACGTGGACGGCATGGAG CTGAAGGAGACCAGCAGTGTTGCAGTTCCTCGGACGTTCCTGGTGTCGGGAAAACAGCGATCCCTGGAGCTGCAGGCCAG gacagaggaggagaagaaagactGGATccag gccATCCAGGCGACCATCCAGAGACATGAGCAGACAGTGGAGAGCTTCAGACATCTGACCTGTTCGCTCCGAGACGATGAGTCCACACCGCCTCACTCCCCG agctGTGTGGAGTTGGGGAAACGAGCTCCGACTCCGATCAGAGAGAAGGAAGTCACtctgtgtatgaaatgtcaGGAGCCGTTCAACTCCATCACCAAGAGGCGACACCACTGTAAAGCCTGTGGACAC GTGGTTTGTGGGAAATGTTCGGAGTTTCGTGCTCGTCTTTCATACGACAACAACCGAACCAACCGTGTTTGTGTCGACTGCTACGCCACGCTGGTGGGAGTGTTGCCCTCGCCCGCCACGCTGACCAGCAGCAGCCAGAGGAGGCGCTCCATCCTGGAG AAACAGGCCTCGCTGGCAGCAGAGAACAGTGTGATTTGTAGTTTTCTTCACCACATGGAGAAAGGAGGGGGTCGGGGCTGGCAGAAGGCCTGGTTTGTTATCCCTGAAAACGAGCCGCTGGTGCTCTACATCTACGGAGCTCCACAG GATGTGAAGGCGCAGCGTAGcgtgcctctgattggcttcgAGGTCTCTCTCCCTGAATCATGTGACCGCCTGGAGCGACGCCACGCCTTCAAGATCTCCCAGAGTCACCTGACCCTCTACTTCAGCGCAGACGGGGAGGAACTACAGCGGCGGTGGATAGACGTCCTGTCGAGGGCCGGCCGAGGGGAGGAGCTTCAGATCCACCAACCGATTGCGGAGagtctggaggaggagggggaggagttTGCTGCGGCGGAGGAGGAGAACACGTGA